The following coding sequences lie in one Lacerta agilis isolate rLacAgi1 chromosome 4, rLacAgi1.pri, whole genome shotgun sequence genomic window:
- the ZBTB21 gene encoding zinc finger and BTB domain-containing protein 21 codes for MEGLLHYINPAHAISLLSALNEERLKGQLCDVVLIVGDQKFRAHKNVLAASSEYFQSLFTKKENESQSVFQLDFCEPDTFDNVLNYIYSSSLFVEKSSLAGVQEVGYSLGISFLTNIVSKSPQIPLPACPIKKIFFQEDDESSSQKRSVIVCQSKNEAQGKNVGQTSHDVSHNSKSLSPVAVKPKRPQSTQPTEFLHSLSQNERRWLKDSSLRYSKSHEHSSATADDQSRTKRNAVLSQKTSVEKEVGADEAGGSDQFLRGKAAEVPLKRPCPPVLSLRSCSESTFLLRETGKGAGPGEDRNLLYYSKLGLVIPSKVSGPANQSIDRSGPLVKSLLRRSLSMDSQVPVYSPSVDFKFSQGPSVVNNAQGRMLNVMSQKPPVKDSSGEAAPGDKTHVMYPHRLRSFSASQSGDREVASPLREIRIKTEPSSPLSEPSEIIRITVGDASSSPNKINAFKTEDDHKDLSRLPAKRRFQADRRLPLKKIKVDEHASPGSEDNFEENSNPTPRDADFPDSDISKDEYSELEETKPNKKFKCKHCLKIFRSTAGLHRHVNMYHNPEKPYSCDICDKRFHTNFKVWTHCQTQHGIVKNPSPASSSHAILDEKFQRKLIDIVREREIKKALIVKLRRGKQGFQGQAGSQAQQVIKRNLRSRTRGAYVCTYCGKAYRFLSQFKQHIKMHPGEKPVGGNKPLKPKEEPRVESPVENKKVYQCRLCHANFPSLIEQGNHERLCRNATVCPYCSLRFSSLNLKHDHEMACEYKKLTCLECMRTFKSSFSIWRHQVEVHNQNTMAPTENLSLPVLEHNGEVSGTSRLHSQLEPNKTNSFVAAKDDSVFSDSSEQINFDSEDSSCLPEDLSVSKQFKIQIKEEPADDLEEEVSEGNQEHKETISNKDTGLWPCEKCGKIFTVHKQLERHQELLCSVKPFICHVCNKAFRTNFRLWSHFQSHMAQATEEPVRKEPEIYAPANSPSPPPLPPPPPLPKIQPLEPDSPTGLSETPSAEKLFVPQESDTLFYHAPPLSAITFKRQYMCKLCHRTFKTAFSLWSHEQTHN; via the coding sequence ATGGAGGGACTCTTGCATTATATAAATCCAGCACATGCTATTTCTCTCCTAAGTGCTTTAAATGAGGAACGACTAAAAGGGCAACTTTGTGATGTTGTTCTGATAGTGGGAGACCAAAAATTTCGAGCTCATAAAAATGTTCTGGCTGCCAGCAGTGAATATTTTCAGTCTCTGTTcactaaaaaagaaaatgagTCTCAGTCAGTGTTTCAGCTTGACTTTTGTGAACCGGATACTTTCGACAATGTATTAAACTACATTTACTCATCATCCTTGTTTGTTGAGAAAAGTAGCCTTGCTGGTGTGCAAGAAGTGGGCTACAGtcttggaatttcctttcttactAACATTGTTTCCAAAAGTCCTCAAATTCCATTGCCTGCATGtcctattaaaaaaatatttttccaagAGGATGATGAAAGCAGTTCCCAGAAAAGAAGTGTCATAGTTTGTCAGAGCAAAAATGAAGCACAGGGAAAAAATGTTGGTCAAACCTCACATGATGTAAGCCATAATTCTAAGTCCTTGTCCCCAGTTGCTGTCAAACCTAAGCGGCCACAATCTACACAGCCAACTGAGTTTCTACATAGCCTATCGCAAAATGAAAGGAGATGGCTGAAAGACAGTTCTTTAAGATACTCCAAGTCCCATGAACATTCTTCGGCTACAGCAGATGATCAAAGCAGAACTAAAAGGAATGCAGTATTGTCACAGAAAACATCAGTAGAGAAAGAAGTGGGAGCAGACGAAGCAGGAGGAAGTGATCAGTTCCTAAGAGGAAAGGCAGCAGAAGTACCTTTGAAAAGACCTTGTCCACCAGTCTTATCATTACGTAGCTGCTCTGAATCCACATTTTTGTTGAGAGAGACAGGAAAAGGAGCTGGTCCAGGGGAAGACAGGAATTTGCTGTACTATTCAAAGTTAGGATTAGTGATCCCATCTAAGGTATCTGGTCCTGCGAACCAAAGTATTGACAGGAGTGGGCCACTTGTAAAAAGTCTCCTTCGAAGGTCATTGTCCATGGATAGTCAAGTTCCTGTTTATTCGCCTTCTGTTGACTTCAAGTTTTCTCAAGGACCTTCAGTGGTGAACAACGCACAAGGGAGAATGTTAAATGTAATGTCACAAAAGCCACCTGTGAAAGACTCTTCAGGAGAAGCAGCTCCTGGTGACAAGACACATGTAATGTACCCCCATCGCCTTAGGTCCTTTAGTGCCTCCCAGTCTGGAGACAGGGAGGTCGCTTCACCTCTTAGAGAAATACGGATTAAAACAGAACCTAGCAGTCCACTTTCAGAGCCTTCTGAAATAATAAGAATTACTGTTGGGGATGCTTCATCATCTCCCAATAAGattaatgcttttaaaacagAAGATGATCATAAGGATCTCAGTAGACTCCCAGCTAAAAGGAGGTTTCAAGCAGACAGAAGGCTACCactcaaaaaaattaaagtggATGAACATGCTTCCCCTGGGTCCGAGGACAATTTTGAGGAAAACTCAAATCCTACACCCCGTGATGCTGATTTCCCAGATTCTGACATTAGCAAAGATGAATATAGTGAGCTGGAAGAAACAAAGCCTAACAAAAAGTTTAAGTGCAAACATTGCCTTAAGATATTCAGGTCAACAGCAGGCCTTCATCGTCATGTCAATATGTACCACAACCCTGAAAAACCCTATTCTTGTGATATTTGTGATAAGAGATTTCATACAAACTTCAAAGTTTGGACGCATTGCCAGACACAGCATGGAATCGTGAAGAACCCTTCACCTGCTTCCAGTTCCCACGCTATCTTGGATGAAAAGTTCCAAAGGAAATTAATTGATATAGTGAGGGAGCGAGAGATTAAAAAGGCCCTGATTGTCAAGCTAAGGCGTGGCAAGCAAGGTTTTCAGGGACAGGCTGGTTCACAAGCACAGCAAGTCATCAAAAGAAACCTGAGGTCGAGAACCAGAGGAGCCTATGTATGTACCTACTGTGGGAAGGCATATCGCTTCCTCTCACAgttcaagcagcatataaaaatgcatccAGGGGAAAAACCAGTTGGAGGAAATAAGCCACTTAAGCCCAAAGAGGAACCTCGCGTCGAAAGCCCAGTAGAAAACAAAAAAGTTTACCAGTGCCGCCTTTGTCATGCTAATTTTCCCTCTCTTATTGAACAGGGGAATCATGAGCGGCTCTGCCGGAATGCAACCGTCTGCCCATACTGCAGCCTCCGTTTTTCTTCTCTAAACCTGAAGCATGACCACGAAATGGCATGCGAATACAAGAAGCTCACCTGCCTAGAATGCATGCGCACTTTCAAATCCTCTTTCAGTATTTGGCGTCACCAGGTTGAGGTTCACAATCAAAATACCATGGCTCCGACAGAGAATCTGTCTCTGCCGGTCCTGGAACACAACGGCGAAGTGAGTGGCACTTCCAGGCTGCATTCTCAGCTGGAGCCGAACAAGACGAACAGCTTCGTTGCAGCCAAAGACGACAGCGTGTTCAGCGACTCCTCCGAGCAGATTAATTTTGACTCGGAAGATTCCTCATGCCTCCCCGAAGATCTGAGTGTCTCCAAGCAGTTTAAAATCCAAATCAAAGAAGAGCCTGCAGATGATTTAGAAGAGGAGGTCTCTGAAGGCAACCAGGAACACAAGGAAACCATCTCCAATAAAGACACTGGCTTGTGGCCTTGTGAAAAATGTGGGAAAATCTTTACAGTACACAAGCAGCTAGAGCGCCACCAGGAGCTTTTGTGTTCTGTGAAGCCCTTCATTTGCCATGTATGCAACAAGGCCTTCCGCACCAATTTCCGCCTCTGGAGTCACTTCCAGTCCCACATGGCACAAGCCACGGAGGAGCCTGTGCGAAAGGAACCTGAGATTTACGCACCAGCTAATTCTCCGTCACCCCCACCCttgcctcctcccccaccccttcccaaaaTACAACCTTTGGAACCCGATAGCCCTACGGGGTTGTCAGAAACTCCTTCAGCTGAGAAATTATTTGTCCCTCAGGAATCGGACACACTCTTTTACCACGCTCCACCACTTTCAGCGATCACTTTCAAAAGACAGTATATGTGCAAACTCTGCCATAGGACATTCAAAACTGCATTTAGTCTTTGGAGTCATGAACAGACACACAATTAA